A window of Hevea brasiliensis isolate MT/VB/25A 57/8 chromosome 14, ASM3005281v1, whole genome shotgun sequence contains these coding sequences:
- the LOC131173083 gene encoding probable LRR receptor-like serine/threonine-protein kinase At3g47570 codes for MQGNFLQGPIPSSFDSLRGLQRIDLSRNLSGNIPNELEKLIFLQYLNLSFNNFEGEVPKTGVFSNTSSFSLVGNRNICGGSPELQLPACIVNEEKHRRPSTVIILITTISSFLLVVIVTSLCLFYRRKSRKSPIFSPFTVDKVPQISFRELLKATGGFSSENLIGQGSFGSVYKGSLDRQGECFVAVKVLNLQQHGPSKSFIAECKALKNIRHRNLVKILTYCSSIDFKGNDFKALVFTFMENGSLEMWLHPEENGYSQMKRLNFLQRLCIAMDVASALHHLHNHCETQIIHCDLKPSNILLDNDMTAYVSDFGLARLISESTSNPSQSQNFSMGIKGTIGYMAPRNILHTTFS; via the coding sequence ATGCAGGGTAACTTCCTGCAAGGACCCATTCCCTCATCTTTTGATTCTTTGAGAGGTCTTCAACGAATAGATCTATCCAGAAACTTGTCAGGAAATATTCCAAATGAGTTGGAGAAACTTATCTTCTTGCAATATTTGAATCTTTCTTTCAATAATTTTGAGGGTGAGGTACCAAAAACAGGAGTTTTCAGCAACACAAGTTCATTTTCGCTTGTTGGAAATAGAAATATTTGTGGGGGTAGCCCTGAATTGCAGCTGCCAGCATGCATTGTCAATGAAGAAAAACACAGAAGACCTTCCACTGTCATAATCCTCATCACAACCATCAGTTCATTTCTTTTAGTCGTGATAgtgacctccttatgtcttttcTATCGGCGAAAGTCAAGAAAGAGTCCAATTTTCTCACCCTTTACAGTGGATAAGGTTCCTCAAATTTCATTCAGGGAACTCTTGAAAGCAACTGGTGGATTCTCTTCAGAAAACTTAATTGGACAAGGCAGTTTTGGCTCGGTATATAAAGGAAGTCTTGATCGGCAGGGTGAATGTTTCGTTGCTGTAAAGGTACTCAACCTTCAGCAACATGGACCTTCCAAGAGCTTCATTGCTGAGTGCAAAGCACTGAAAAACATCCGGCACCGGAATCTTGTTAAAATCTTGACGTACTGCTCCAGCATTGATTTTAAAGGAAATGATTTCAAAGCTCTAGTGTTTACATTCATGGAAAATGGCAGTTTGGAAATGTGGTTGCATCCAGAGGAAAATGGTTATAGTCAGATGAAGAGATTAAACTTTCTCCAAAGACTATGCATTGCCATGGATGTAGCTTCTGCATTGCATCATCTTCATAACCATTGTGAAACGCAAATCATTCATTGTGACTTGAAGCCAAGCAATATTCTCCTTGACAATGACATGACTGCTTATGTTAGTGACTTTGGATTAGCAAGGCTCATTTCTGAAAGCACCAGCAATCCTTCTCAAAGCCAAAATTTCTCAATGGGAATAAAGGGAACAATTGGCTACATGGCTCCACGTAATATTCTCCACACTACTTTCTCCTAG